Below is a window of Poecile atricapillus isolate bPoeAtr1 chromosome 2, bPoeAtr1.hap1, whole genome shotgun sequence DNA.
TCAAAAAGGTGATGcagaaatcaaaagcaaaatgtCACTGTGCCAGATCAAAAGCCTTTACAACAGTAGCCTAACAATACCCTTAAAAAAGTAATTAACTTctagtatttatatatattgaaatatttttgtgctgTATTAATGCATtcttgatatatatatatatagttcaTATCATATAAACTATCAAACCACAAGCATACATTAAATAACTGATACACAAGCTGACTTTACTGTGTCCTCTCCCCCAGCTTCCTTATGGAGTTACTAGCAGGATAGTTAATCccatggttttgttttcttatgaTAAAAGCAAGTTTCTTTCCCAGAAGAGGGCTGCTAGATTAAAATCATTTGAGTTTTTTGTCACAGTCCACTTAAATTAGGGGAAACCTTCTGTCCTGTCTCCCTAGAGGAGAGATCAGCAATAGTCACCTGGATATAGATTCTGTAAGAAATATTCCTTATCTCACccacagagacaaaaatataattatcaGCAAATTTGTAGATTTGAAGATACACACAAGCACAAAACATACAAAAGCTGTTCTGTTTTTTTGACACATTTTTATATGTGACAGCCTGACTTGTCTGTCACACACGCCACCAAAGCCAGATCTTACACTGCCTATTTCTAACTTCGTATGAATAAGCCCCACGTGTCCAGGATTCCTGCAGCAGAGCGAGGATTTCTACTGACATCACAGGGGAGTTCTGTGGATTACTTACTTGCTGTTGCTACAGTGAAGATGCCAAATGCTGGGCATTGGCAGGGTCTTTCAGCAGCTTGACAAAGCAGACAGCACTGCAGTACTAAGAACAAGCAACCTAACACTGTTCCAGGTCTGCTGCCTTCAGCAAGGCCCATTGGAAGGTGGGGAATCTTCAGCTTACTAAGCAGTGGTAGTTTAGAATTGTTCTGCTGGTTTTATTgatagtggttttttttctccccaaaggAGGTCAAAATTTGTGAGTAAAATTGCTCGAGGCTGTAGTAGTTAGCACTCTGGCTAGCACAGGGAACTTGGGCAATACTGTTAGGGATGACTCAGTGATAGTAGTGGCAGGTTTTAAATGAGTGTGGTTAGAAATATCATGTAAATATTCTTGAAGCAgccattaatttttaaagcacagaagCTCTATAGATTATATAAAACTATACTAGAATACTACACAGAAACTATATAACATTAAAGGTATTATATAATACTAATAAGGCTTTTAGGAGATCTTACATAGCCATTAGGAAAACCTGGATTGGTTAAAAACCAATGAATGGAATGTAATGGAATGCATGGGAATTGTACCCTTTTCATGCAATTCTCCAATACCTCAAGTGCTGGTCAACTCTTTTATGACAGTTAAACAAATTTAAGTGCTGCAACACTTTTTGCTGCTGGCCCTGGAAAAGCTCCCTCCCCTCCTACAGTTCAACTGCAGGCTTAGGCACCTAGAGGTTtaggacaggagcagcagggctgttgTGGGAAGCACCACAGACCACCTGCCCAGGAGCCAGTGGATGAGGTGTTCTGCAGGCACGTGGCAATGCGTACGTCATTCTGGGCAAGCTGTCCAGCTGTCACCATCAGAACAGCATGCAAATGTTTAAATGCACCCTTTATATTTCTGCAGGGACTTGAGACTGATGTCAATAGGAGGGGGCACAGACGAAaccatgctttccatcatatGCAAATACATGGATATTCTTCCAAGAAAGTGACGCATCTCCACTCTTCCTTGAAAATTAAGAAAGCAAGAGCATGACTTGTGCTGCACACTGAAGGTGATGAGCAGGCAGTACGCTTTGAGTGGAAAACAGATCAGTAATTTTGCCATCAAAATGCAAATCAAGGTCTTTCACCATTACCACTCTGTGTTTTCTTGTGTCAAATTTTTGTTGATATGAAGCACTCTGAAAGTTTGCAGCGTCCTGCATTCCATTTTTTCAGTGGGTTAAGTTTTCCAATGACCCATGCTaagcacacagaaaaaatgTGTTCTTTAATCAAGCTTTATCTACACTTTAGAGCATCTAAGCTGACAATTACGAAACAGAACTTCAATATGAATGGAAGCTATGTAGCTTGATCTCATTTCAGTATGGCTTTGCTTTCAAAGTGAACAATTATGGCACAAACGAATCCCTGCCATAATCAAACCCCTGAACAGTGCCTTTCCTCTCAATTACAGGTACCTTCCCTATCTTTCACTTTTAGCAAGCAGTCATCAAAATGTGCTCTGTCATCTTTGTCAAATCCCTATCAATTTGTACTCCACTCTGTCATGGACTTTTGGTGATGGGAGTAgtgttaaatttttatttgcagaCTTCCATAAACAATTGTTTAAGTGTTGTGGAGGCCTGAACTTCAGCAGCAATGTACTATGTTTTGTGTGtaattattaagaaaaatattaaaaataaacacattaatATGAAAACTGTGCATAATTACTTAAAGTCTTTCTAAAACAGCCATTTAAGCTGGAAGAGGCACCCTGTattattgattaaaaaaataaaaattgctccTTAAATACagcaccatttaaaaaaaaaaatccacagtagaaaaaaaatgtatataaacAACACTAGCTAGGATAATACTACAGGACACTTTATTTGTAATTTCATAATTGGTTATTAATGGTAACACATCATACAGTATTTCTAGAAAAGTTTTTCAAAAATTGTAGCTACAATTTCAATATCTAGGaaacttaaattttttttttgaatgttaaACTCAGCAATATAATAGCCTCAATGATTAGAAACTACTTGGTGAGCCAAAGATAAGATTTCAAAATAAAGTACCTTAATGTGACTGCACCTCCAACAAATGCATTATAATATACTTtaatataaaattcaaaatatctCCCATTGTATTTCAGACATCATGCACTGTAGATTTAGGGACTATcattaattaaaaagtaaacaTACTAATGGTAAAAGTTCAAGTGATTCAATGGAAtcatttcaattttaaatactttaaatataaagaaaatatttgtactgTGTCCATATTGGTTGGTCCCAATGCTGAAAGGCATTTGCTTAGAAGAGTAGATGTGTAAACACAATCTAtcacatttaaattaaataataaaatccaGTTTTAAGTAACTTCTTGCCAAAACATGCAGTTTAAACTACTTAAACATTATCAGGAAGTAATTTTTGGGGGTACCACTATTACATTTGCTAGCTTCAGGCCagccttttaaaaatccacagGTAAGATCTATTTAGAAAGATTGGCAATATTCATTGTGCTTTTGCAACTGAAATTACTATATGCTTGAAACTGGAGCTCTAATTTAGAGCATGGCCCAGAAtaaaaaacagaatgaaaaacaaagccTTGAAATTCTGCAACTGCTTTTTTCAAATAACCATTGTTCTCTGAATTTTTTCAATCAATTCTAAAAACTATCTTCccctaaaaaaatccatccCGCTACTCTAGCAGTTTCTGCATATTTACAGataatccccccaaaaaaggggaTGATGGAAAAACTCGGATACATTAAGAAAACTATATATAACTTCGCATTAATTGTTAATGCAATTTACAACAATTTCACTGTTTTATCCACAAAATGTGCCACTTTAAATCAATGTCTTCAGTAACCAAGACTGCAGTTGAAATTAGTCAGTGTAAACCAGAGGTAACATGCATCACCTCAGTTTAATAATCCAgtatattacaaaaaaaacaaataatgaaaagaGCATCATGTAGCATAATAGCTTTGTCTGGCTTCCTCTGGAGAGTGTTCTCAGTCTGCCCATAGTTGCACCTAGAAGTCCACCCGTAGAGTCAAAATCATTCtcctacatttaaaaaaaacaaaaacaagcaaacaaaagaacaaaaaacatgtTACTTTGAGAAAAGAAATACCCTTACTAAATATAGCTTTCTTCAAAGTTTccaaaattgaaattattttagaggaaaaaattaacCAGGAAAAACTTTCACCCATTTATTCAGTGCTATTTTTACCCCAAGCCAAAGTAAAGTGTaagcaaaaaaagcatttctgacTCCCTTATTTTTTGCTTCCTTCTATTCTTGAATACAATTAAATACAAAAGTGCATTTTTAATGATACTAGACATCTTCTAATTGAAAACCTATACTCATAACTGAGGCATAAAGATCTTGGCTGTGCCTTAAGAGCACATCTTATctttttgaacagaaatacTGATACTGCTGACAAATCAGTCACATGTCACAGTAAACAATAACCTTGacagtttattatttattataataccAATGTTCATACTAAATGACAGGATGCTTTACATTATTAACTTCTAATTCTGACCCATATTTAATGAAAGCTACTTGCTCAACACTTACCATTTCTGATAacattttattctggtttttaaCTTCTGTTCCAATTTCAATGGaaagctaaaaaaaaccaacaaacaactGAAAACCAAGAAGTATTAAATATGAATAATCAGTTAACACATAGATTAGAGAACCAAGTTGAAAATACATGACATGACTAGCATTTCCCCAGTGAAAGCAACACCtcatattttcaaaaaacaaaataacacgCACAGTATTCTATCAATAACCTTTaaggaaataaagattttttcatCTGAAGAGATGAGTTTAAAGAGTCACAGAAAGTACTCAAtgctcctcttccccttttccagaTAATATCTTACTTCAATTACTGCATGGACTTTTAAATACTCAAGATCTAGTCAAGTCTGAAGTAGCAATCATCCATTTCCTGGAATAACTGTTAAAactgctggcacacagcagaGAGAGCCATGAGCACTGGTTTGACTCTAAGTGTTGCTGGAGTAGACACTTGTAACCTGCAAACACATCTCTTTtgatgagctgctgctgtgctatAAACGGGACTTTCTTCAGTGAACTTGAGTAGCCCTTCTCTGCTTTGTGTCACAGAACAGAAGGGCActgcaggacaaggaggaaagCTGCATAGACCAGGGAGAGCCAGTCCTGAGACAGTGACCAGGGCCAGCAATGGCCTGGGCAGAAGCCTGAGACAGAGCCAGAAAATGGACTCAGGTTAGGGTTGGAATCAGGAAGGTATGAGACCAGGCACAGCGGGAGCTGCAACACAACTGCTGCATCACAAAGGTGGAAGCCAGCCAGAGAAGCCTTGGCTTAAAGCAGCTCTGGAGTTAAACAAGAGAGAACTGGCACTGAGCCTGACTCTTTGCAGCTATTCCTCTATTATCAGCACACTGGCCTTGAACAACCTGCACAACTCCTGGGATGGAGGGAAACGCACTCCAGGCCCCCATGCTTTGGATTAGTTTGTTTTCACATGTCAAAACTTGAATCTCATTATCTCATACTGATGAATTTCAATCAAGAGTGAAACTGATTCTACATGAGGCTTCTTGGAAGGTTATGTGAAGGTTATTCCATATGCCAAGATTATCTCACTGCACTAAAAGATGCAACTCCAGAAGGAGCTCTTTGGGGCACCATGAACTGCTCTGTTGACATACACAGATTTTGAAATGTAACATACCATAGCAGGagacaagaaattaaatttgatAACAAAGGTCAAAGTTGGTTTTTTTACCCCTTAACTTGCTCCAAATTCTTATTCTAAACCtgttaaatttctctttgagaCTAAACTAATTTTGAGCAACAGAATCAGTAGTAAGATTTTGAGTGAGTTCAGGCCTAAAAAATTCACTGGAATGTGCTTTATAAAACTTTAAggatttatttaatatttaatatttattaataagaatttatttaatAACTTTAAGAACAAGAAATCCACAAAACTTTAATCTCAGAGCTGTCTTTCAGTTAGACTTGTTTGAAAGAAGTCCTCAATCTCTGAAAGGAATCAGAAACATCAGAACACCAAGCTTTTCCTTCAGAGGATATTAGCATACTATTTCTAAGAGCTGTTTTCACATTACATATTGTTTTTGACTGCAACTCCCATTCCCCATTCTCCTGCATCACTGAGGGTTAAGAAGTAGAGAAAACTGGGAGTGAAGCTGAGCCCAGGAAAAATGGAAAGGTAGTGGCAAAGCATTTTAAgtcttttatttctcattacccTACTGATTTGATTGTCAATAAATTCATTTCCCCAAGTCGAGCCTGTTTTGCCCCTGATGAtaattggtgagtgatctctccctgcccttatAGTGATGCACGAACCTTTTATTGTACCTTTTCTTCCCTTGTCCATCCACCTGAGGAAtgatagagcagctttggtggtCACCTGACATCCCAACCAGGTTTACACCATAGTTGTAAATTTGGGTTTTAAACTAAGTCTACTGCTTCCCTGATTCATATAATTGAATTTACTGAATGTGGTGATAGCACTGTAGTTAAATACGTACCGATTTGATGGCACTGACTTTTGTACGCAGGCTTTCTGTTAACCTGTCATTCTCTTCTTCATAAACACTGTAGCCACTGTTGGTATAGCCAtagctccctgcagctgctccatcacCTGTAAACACAACAGTAGCCAGAGACAGACAACACCACTGGAGCAAGTGCTCCTGGAACAGGGACTCAACCTTCTTCTAAATGCACAAGTTACCCTTCAATATGCAAATAAGACAAGAGAAACTAAGGAAtggctgtaatttttttccttgataaTGTTTTTAGATGAGTTCTTTGGAAATCAATCCAGGTACTTCATGGAGATGTGAAGAAAACATTGAGGCCATTACTTGTGGTAAATCAAACTGAAAAT
It encodes the following:
- the BET1 gene encoding BET1 homolog, whose translation is MRRAGLGDGAAAGSYGYTNSGYSVYEEENDRLTESLRTKVSAIKSLSIEIGTEVKNQNKMLSEMENDFDSTGGLLGATMGRLRTLSRGSQTKLLCYMMLFSLFVFFVIYWIIKLR